In Streptomyces sp. NBC_00448, the following are encoded in one genomic region:
- a CDS encoding glycoside hydrolase family 43 protein yields MPRTASSRPLRSAGNVALVLLLTVLCCMGLRPSSAHAAGGTFRNPLGTSPDPYMTYYQGNYYLAATEGDAVRIAVAPTLGDLLTAPRVTVWQDPDASRNQQVWAPSFYLIDGHWYIYYTADNGVDDNHRLYVVESEGTDPLGPYHFKAELQPPNAPDEWAIDPVLLRQSDGNLYLLWSGAGTEGHNLIYIAPMSDPWTVSGDRVYLPSDGGCSTIREAPSILQHDGTTYLVYSTCDTGLPDYQLWMKSIPSSADPLQPGNWTQHAGAVFSRNDATGVWGPGSNGFFKSPDGTEDWIVYHGKNTSDYTYDGRTTRAQKISWNADGTPDLGAPLAAGATQDLPSGDPGGGSYWINDTGSSSGSGSIAYTGDWNSGGGCGVQCFWGDDHWSAEPGATATWTFTGTRIALLSVRDTGNGIAAFSVDGGPETTADYYGAIRMGEQLNYVSPQLAYGQHTLRVRVTGDKNASSGAAYISIDRAEVYSN; encoded by the coding sequence ATGCCCCGCACAGCATCCAGCCGTCCGCTGCGATCCGCCGGGAACGTCGCGCTCGTCCTGCTGCTCACCGTCCTGTGCTGCATGGGCCTGAGACCGTCGAGCGCGCACGCGGCCGGCGGGACCTTCCGCAACCCGCTGGGCACCAGCCCCGACCCCTACATGACCTACTACCAGGGCAACTACTACCTGGCCGCCACCGAGGGCGACGCCGTGCGCATCGCCGTCGCGCCCACGCTGGGCGACCTGCTCACCGCGCCGCGCGTCACCGTCTGGCAGGACCCCGACGCCTCCCGCAACCAGCAGGTGTGGGCGCCGTCGTTCTATCTGATCGACGGGCACTGGTACATCTACTACACCGCCGACAACGGGGTGGACGACAACCACCGCCTCTACGTCGTCGAGTCCGAGGGCACCGACCCGCTCGGCCCGTACCACTTCAAGGCCGAGCTGCAACCGCCGAACGCCCCCGACGAGTGGGCCATCGACCCCGTGCTGCTGCGGCAGAGCGACGGGAACCTCTACCTGCTGTGGTCCGGCGCCGGCACCGAGGGCCACAACCTCATCTACATCGCCCCGATGTCCGACCCCTGGACGGTCTCCGGCGACCGCGTGTACCTGCCCTCCGACGGCGGCTGCTCCACCATCCGCGAGGCCCCCTCGATCCTGCAGCACGACGGCACCACGTACCTCGTCTACTCCACCTGCGACACGGGCCTGCCGGACTACCAGCTCTGGATGAAGTCCATTCCGAGCAGCGCCGATCCGCTCCAGCCGGGCAACTGGACCCAGCACGCGGGAGCGGTCTTCTCCCGCAACGACGCGACGGGCGTGTGGGGCCCCGGCTCCAACGGCTTCTTCAAGAGCCCGGACGGCACCGAGGACTGGATCGTCTACCACGGCAAGAACACCTCGGACTACACCTACGACGGTCGCACCACCCGTGCGCAGAAGATCAGTTGGAACGCCGACGGCACCCCGGACCTCGGTGCGCCGCTCGCCGCCGGCGCCACCCAGGACCTGCCGTCCGGCGACCCCGGCGGCGGCTCGTACTGGATCAACGACACCGGCAGCAGCAGCGGTTCGGGCTCGATCGCCTACACCGGCGACTGGAACTCCGGCGGCGGCTGCGGCGTCCAGTGCTTCTGGGGGGACGACCACTGGAGCGCCGAGCCCGGCGCCACCGCCACCTGGACGTTCACCGGCACCCGGATCGCCCTGCTGTCGGTGCGCGACACCGGCAACGGCATCGCCGCCTTCTCCGTCGACGGCGGCCCGGAGACGACCGCCGACTACTACGGCGCGATCCGGATGGGGGAGCAGCTGAACTACGTGAGCCCCCAACTCGCCTACGGGCAGCACACGTTGCGGGTGCGGGTCACCGGCGACAAGAACGCCTCCTCCGGTGCCGCGTACATCTCCATCGACCGCGCCGAGGTCTACTCCAACTGA
- a CDS encoding ABC transporter substrate-binding protein translates to MNTPPPQPEADRTDGSAVRIGALVPLTPPGWVEAGRHLLAGLELAAREVNDAGGIAGRPLELLVRDTAADPRRAEAAIDELAGLGAVAVAGEYHSVVARAAATRADALGLPFLCSSAVLDALTEQPTRWVARLAPAQSHGWRIYADFLLAAGHRRIAVATQPSAYWAAGTRILRDHLAPRGGTVLELDAAALDPAALCDGLAAGRATALLLLVGHPEPAVPIVTAVRRDPRLAGMLLGAPAGQPEFAGWETVLGADGAAVPFLRYLPEQLGPLGVRVGTALRERLAEAPSFVAFEGYDTVTVLADVLRAHGTDRARIAESWPHVAVEGTRGQIRFTRTPGIGVWQWAWPPVRVVDRDPAAPDRFRVRHAG, encoded by the coding sequence ATGAACACGCCACCACCGCAGCCCGAAGCGGACCGGACCGACGGATCAGCGGTCCGGATCGGCGCCCTCGTCCCGCTGACCCCGCCCGGCTGGGTCGAGGCGGGCCGGCACCTGCTCGCCGGGCTGGAACTGGCAGCCCGCGAGGTCAACGACGCCGGCGGTATCGCCGGGCGGCCGCTGGAACTGCTGGTCCGGGACACCGCGGCCGATCCGCGGCGGGCCGAAGCGGCCATCGACGAGCTGGCCGGCCTGGGGGCGGTCGCCGTCGCGGGGGAGTACCACAGCGTCGTCGCCCGCGCCGCCGCCACCAGGGCCGACGCCCTCGGCCTGCCGTTCCTCTGCTCCTCGGCGGTCCTCGACGCGCTCACCGAGCAGCCGACACGATGGGTCGCCCGCCTCGCCCCGGCGCAGTCCCACGGCTGGCGGATCTACGCCGACTTCCTGCTCGCCGCGGGTCACCGCCGGATCGCCGTGGCGACCCAGCCGAGCGCCTACTGGGCGGCAGGCACCCGCATCCTGCGGGACCACCTCGCGCCACGCGGCGGCACCGTCCTCGAACTCGACGCCGCCGCGCTCGACCCCGCCGCCCTGTGCGACGGGCTCGCCGCCGGTCGCGCGACGGCCCTCCTCCTGCTGGTCGGCCACCCGGAACCGGCGGTGCCGATCGTCACGGCGGTACGCCGCGACCCGCGCCTCGCCGGGATGCTGCTCGGCGCCCCGGCCGGGCAACCGGAGTTCGCCGGGTGGGAGACGGTGCTGGGCGCCGACGGCGCCGCGGTCCCGTTCCTGCGCTACCTGCCGGAGCAACTCGGCCCGCTCGGCGTACGCGTCGGGACCGCGCTGCGCGAACGGCTCGCCGAAGCGCCCTCCTTCGTCGCGTTCGAGGGCTACGACACGGTCACCGTCCTCGCCGACGTGCTGCGCGCGCACGGCACGGACCGGGCACGTATCGCCGAGTCCTGGCCGCACGTCGCGGTCGAGGGCACCCGCGGGCAGATCCGGTTCACCCGCACGCCCGGGATCGGCGTGTGGCAGTGGGCGTGGCCGCCGGTCCGCGTCGTCGACCGGGACCCGGCGGCACCCGACCGCTTCCGCGTCCGCCACGCCGGCTGA
- a CDS encoding LysR family transcriptional regulator: MDLAAVRTFVAAADAGQFQEAAAELAVTQQAVSKRIAALERTLGVRLFTRTARGAELTIDGQAFLPHARELLRVAERAVASVGTGRRQLRVDVISSRGAASGLMRDFHRAYPEIELDVLMLFDIETAVASIRSGAIDASFRAVAAPGRPLPEGIESVRVLDETLQLLTGPAHALANARSVTVAQLAGHRIWMPGITPGTEWAAYYDDLLAAYDLTIEATGPNFGSDALLDTIADTPALATFMGTRARLVWPAGYDLRRIPITDPTPVYPHSLLWHRDNPHPALATLRTHLAATAPTPDAPGTWIPPWVPPHRSPSVSPGP, translated from the coding sequence ATGGATCTCGCCGCCGTCCGGACCTTCGTCGCCGCCGCCGACGCGGGGCAGTTCCAGGAGGCCGCCGCGGAACTGGCGGTCACCCAGCAGGCCGTCTCCAAGCGCATCGCCGCGCTGGAACGCACCCTCGGCGTGCGGCTGTTCACCCGGACCGCGCGCGGCGCCGAACTCACCATCGACGGGCAGGCGTTCCTGCCCCACGCGCGCGAACTGCTGCGCGTCGCCGAGCGGGCCGTCGCGTCCGTGGGCACCGGCCGCCGGCAACTGCGGGTCGACGTCATCTCCTCGCGCGGCGCGGCGTCCGGCCTGATGCGCGACTTCCACCGCGCGTACCCCGAGATCGAACTCGACGTGCTGATGCTGTTCGACATCGAGACGGCCGTCGCCTCCATCCGGTCCGGCGCGATCGACGCGTCCTTCCGTGCCGTCGCTGCCCCCGGGCGGCCCCTTCCCGAGGGCATCGAGTCCGTCCGGGTACTCGACGAGACGCTCCAGCTCCTCACCGGCCCCGCCCACGCGCTGGCGAACGCCCGGTCGGTGACCGTCGCCCAGCTCGCCGGGCACCGGATCTGGATGCCCGGCATCACCCCCGGCACCGAGTGGGCCGCCTACTACGACGACCTCCTCGCCGCGTACGACCTCACCATCGAGGCCACCGGCCCCAACTTCGGCTCCGACGCGCTCCTCGACACCATCGCCGACACCCCGGCCCTCGCCACCTTCATGGGCACCCGGGCCCGCCTCGTCTGGCCCGCCGGCTACGACCTGCGCCGCATCCCGATCACCGATCCGACCCCCGTCTACCCCCACTCCCTCCTCTGGCACCGCGACAACCCCCACCCGGCGCTCGCCACCCTCCGCACCCACCTCGCGGCCACCGCCCCCACCCCCGACGCCCCGGGCACCTGGATTCCCCCGTGGGTCCCCCCGCACCGCTCCCCGTCGGTGTCCCCGGGGCCGTGA
- a CDS encoding glycerol-3-phosphate dehydrogenase/oxidase, which translates to MKRFSPSELPTEADLLVIGGGITGASVARDAALRGLSVVLVDRDDFAGGTSSRSSKLIHGGLRYLQTYQFRMVHESVREREVMMRIAPHLADLQPFMYLIYDGYPEGRALLNLGLTFYDAFSRAPLKRWHRMLGRDAVLRREPHLNATGLKGAGLYHDALTDDARLVIDVLESASRAGALLGNHREVTGFLRDGGRIAGAEVVDRLTGEHITVRARTVVNAAGPWVDRVLGLERAPEHPTLRPTKGVHIVLRTEDFPLHTAVFLRSPSDSRVVWPTPAGDGRHVYVGTTDTDFSGSLDEVVGDEEDFTYLLEAANHALPGAHVDSSHIVASWAGLRPLIAPLPGTSNSAASREHSITVGDSGLITAAGGKLTTARLMAAQIVDTAAGQLADRWGLHGLPPSSTGKAPIAGGDPGELAGARQALSTAPVAEATRQRWLRRYGGNAAPLARAATRHAADGEPIGDSVLTPAEIRHAVVHDMAMTVSDVLVRRTGSFFWSADGDAAAVEQVSDALEAEHGYSPHDRARQQADYAHWVARNRGTRPR; encoded by the coding sequence GTGAAGCGATTCTCGCCGTCAGAACTGCCCACCGAGGCCGACCTCCTCGTCATCGGCGGGGGCATCACCGGGGCCTCGGTCGCCCGGGACGCCGCGCTGCGCGGGCTGTCCGTGGTCCTGGTCGACCGCGACGACTTCGCCGGCGGCACCTCCAGCCGGTCGTCGAAACTCATCCACGGCGGCCTGCGGTACCTCCAGACGTACCAGTTCAGGATGGTCCACGAGTCGGTCCGCGAGCGCGAGGTCATGATGCGCATCGCACCCCACCTGGCCGACCTCCAGCCGTTCATGTACCTGATCTACGACGGCTACCCCGAAGGGCGCGCGCTGCTCAACCTCGGCCTGACCTTCTACGACGCCTTCTCCCGGGCGCCGTTGAAGCGGTGGCACCGCATGCTGGGCCGCGACGCGGTGCTGCGCCGCGAGCCGCACCTCAACGCCACCGGCCTCAAGGGCGCCGGGCTCTACCACGACGCCCTCACCGACGACGCCCGCCTCGTCATCGACGTGCTGGAGTCCGCGTCCCGGGCCGGCGCGCTGCTGGGCAACCACCGCGAGGTCACCGGCTTCCTCCGGGACGGCGGCCGGATCGCGGGCGCCGAGGTCGTCGACCGGCTCACCGGCGAGCACATCACCGTACGGGCCAGGACCGTGGTGAACGCCGCCGGTCCCTGGGTGGACCGGGTCCTCGGGCTGGAACGCGCACCCGAACACCCCACGCTGCGCCCCACCAAAGGGGTGCACATCGTGCTGCGCACCGAGGACTTCCCGCTGCACACCGCCGTGTTCCTGCGCTCCCCCTCGGACTCCCGCGTGGTGTGGCCGACCCCCGCGGGCGACGGCCGGCATGTGTATGTCGGCACCACCGACACCGACTTCAGCGGCTCCCTGGACGAAGTCGTCGGCGACGAGGAGGACTTCACGTACCTGCTCGAAGCGGCCAACCACGCGCTGCCCGGCGCGCACGTCGACAGCAGCCACATCGTCGCCTCCTGGGCGGGCCTGCGCCCCCTGATCGCACCCCTGCCGGGAACGTCCAACTCGGCCGCGTCCCGCGAGCACAGCATCACCGTCGGCGACTCGGGCCTGATCACCGCCGCCGGCGGAAAGCTGACCACCGCCCGCCTCATGGCGGCCCAGATCGTCGACACGGCCGCCGGGCAGCTCGCCGACCGGTGGGGTCTGCACGGCCTGCCGCCGTCCAGCACCGGCAAGGCCCCGATCGCCGGCGGGGACCCCGGCGAACTCGCCGGCGCCCGGCAGGCGTTGAGCACGGCACCCGTCGCGGAGGCCACCCGGCAGCGATGGCTGCGCCGGTACGGCGGGAACGCGGCGCCGCTGGCCCGCGCGGCCACCCGGCACGCGGCGGACGGCGAACCGATCGGCGACAGCGTGCTCACCCCTGCCGAGATCCGGCACGCCGTCGTCCACGACATGGCCATGACCGTGTCGGACGTCCTCGTCCGGAGGACCGGCTCCTTCTTCTGGTCCGCCGACGGCGACGCCGCCGCCGTCGAGCAGGTCTCCGACGCCCTGGAAGCCGAACACGGCTACTCGCCGCACGACCGGGCCCGCCAGCAGGCCGACTACGCGCACTGGGTCGCCCGCAACCGGGGAACCCGGCCGCGATGA
- a CDS encoding FGGY family carbohydrate kinase codes for MSDPSRLLVIDEGTTGTRALVFDGAGAVRGRAYSEFTQFHPAADRVEHDPEEIWRLTSARIADALRESGTRAEELSGIGITNQRATTVLWDRGTGRAVAPAIVWQDLRTAAMADRLRPEWGAAVQARTGWTPAPVYSSLSLCWMLEHDKDLARRAEAGELAFGTMDSWLIHRLSGGAVHAISASNAAVTGSYDLLTDSWYRDWLGALGLPMNLFPQVVDDSGHIATTDPAVLGAEVPIAAAVADQSAALFGQGCVHPGDAKTTHGTGTFLDVNTGSTPVISRHGLSTIIAWRRDGRTTYGLEGYAPVTGAAVQWLRDGAELLGSAAETEELARSVDDNNGVYFVPALTGLGAPSWDASARGLLIGISPGTTRGHLARAALEGIVYSIKDFIELMSEESGRAVTSMRADGGASANDFLLQFQADMLGAVIHRPSNVEATASGAAYLAGLAVGTWSDPEDCFRATGDDAVFVPALDDASRDARYTQWKRAVERAKGWVVQQ; via the coding sequence ATGAGTGACCCATCCCGCCTTCTCGTCATCGACGAGGGCACCACAGGAACCCGCGCCCTGGTGTTCGACGGCGCGGGCGCCGTGCGCGGCCGCGCCTACAGCGAGTTCACCCAGTTCCACCCGGCCGCCGACCGGGTGGAACACGACCCCGAGGAGATCTGGCGGCTCACCTCCGCCCGTATCGCCGACGCCCTGCGCGAGAGCGGCACCCGGGCCGAGGAACTGTCCGGCATCGGCATCACCAACCAGCGCGCCACCACGGTGCTGTGGGACCGCGGCACCGGCCGGGCCGTCGCTCCGGCCATCGTCTGGCAGGACCTGCGGACCGCGGCGATGGCGGACCGGCTGCGGCCCGAGTGGGGGGCGGCCGTCCAGGCCCGCACCGGCTGGACGCCGGCCCCGGTCTACTCGTCGCTGTCGCTGTGCTGGATGCTGGAGCACGACAAGGACCTGGCCCGGCGCGCCGAGGCCGGCGAACTGGCCTTCGGCACCATGGACTCCTGGCTCATCCACCGGCTGTCCGGCGGCGCCGTCCACGCGATCAGTGCGTCGAACGCCGCGGTCACCGGCTCCTACGACCTGCTCACGGACTCCTGGTACCGCGACTGGCTCGGCGCGCTCGGCCTGCCGATGAACCTGTTCCCGCAGGTCGTCGACGACTCCGGCCACATCGCCACGACCGACCCGGCCGTCCTGGGGGCCGAGGTGCCGATCGCCGCCGCGGTCGCCGACCAGTCGGCGGCACTGTTCGGACAGGGATGCGTCCACCCCGGCGACGCCAAGACCACCCACGGCACCGGGACCTTCCTCGACGTCAACACCGGCAGCACCCCGGTGATCTCCCGGCACGGGCTCAGCACCATCATCGCCTGGCGCCGCGACGGCCGGACCACCTACGGCCTGGAGGGGTACGCCCCGGTCACCGGCGCCGCCGTGCAGTGGCTGCGCGACGGGGCCGAACTGCTCGGCAGCGCCGCGGAGACGGAGGAGTTGGCCCGCAGCGTCGACGACAACAACGGCGTGTACTTCGTGCCGGCCCTGACCGGCCTCGGCGCCCCGTCCTGGGACGCCAGTGCGCGGGGCCTGCTCATCGGCATCTCGCCGGGCACCACCCGCGGCCACCTGGCGCGCGCCGCGCTGGAGGGGATCGTCTACTCCATCAAGGACTTCATCGAGCTGATGTCCGAGGAGTCCGGACGCGCCGTCACCTCGATGCGGGCCGACGGCGGCGCCTCCGCCAACGACTTCCTGCTCCAGTTCCAGGCCGACATGCTCGGCGCGGTGATCCACCGGCCCTCCAACGTCGAAGCGACCGCGTCGGGGGCCGCCTACCTGGCCGGGCTCGCCGTCGGCACCTGGTCCGACCCCGAGGACTGCTTCCGGGCCACCGGCGACGACGCGGTCTTCGTCCCGGCACTGGACGACGCCTCCCGCGACGCCCGGTACACGCAATGGAAGCGCGCGGTCGAGCGCGCGAAAGGATGGGTCGTCCAGCAGTGA